The following proteins are encoded in a genomic region of Bacillus sp. FJAT-22090:
- a CDS encoding phage holin — translation MNINWKVRFKNKLWVSSFVAQLFILIELLLIGAHAIGWTSFQLTEEIQDWVFAVVNVVFGLFATIGNIQDPTTENFADSQRAMNYN, via the coding sequence AAGTACGTTTTAAAAACAAGCTCTGGGTGTCGAGTTTTGTTGCCCAATTATTTATTTTAATTGAGTTACTTTTAATTGGTGCCCATGCTATTGGTTGGACGAGTTTTCAGTTAACTGAAGAGATTCAAGATTGGGTATTCGCGGTAGTAAATGTCGTATTTGGATTGTTTGCTACAATCGGAAATATTCAAGATCCAACTACAGAGAATTTTGCTGATAGTCAAAGAGCTATGAACTACAACTAA
- a CDS encoding N-acetylmuramoyl-L-alanine amidase family protein, protein MVKVFIDAGHGGTDSGAVGNGLQEKNLTLQISTRIKDILLAEYNNVSVLMSRTGDQSLTLTQRTNAANSWAADFLLSVHINAGGGTGYEDYVYPGVGAPTTTYQNTIHEEILKLVNYTDRGKKQENFHMLRESNMPALLTENGFIDNTNDAAKLKTASFIESLARGHVNGIAKCFNLPKKNTAVYHTVVSGDTVYSLSQTYGSTVQQIKDWNGLDANYTIYVGQVLRVK, encoded by the coding sequence ATGGTAAAAGTATTTATTGATGCAGGTCATGGTGGGACGGATTCAGGCGCAGTGGGGAATGGGTTACAGGAAAAAAATCTAACATTGCAAATTTCAACGAGAATTAAAGATATTCTGCTAGCTGAGTACAACAATGTAAGTGTGTTAATGAGTCGAACAGGAGATCAATCTTTAACCTTGACGCAGCGTACAAATGCAGCTAACTCATGGGCAGCTGACTTTCTCCTTTCCGTTCACATTAATGCAGGTGGTGGAACAGGCTATGAGGATTATGTTTATCCTGGAGTAGGTGCACCTACTACTACTTATCAGAATACTATTCATGAAGAAATATTAAAGCTTGTAAACTATACTGATCGTGGAAAGAAACAGGAAAACTTCCACATGTTACGTGAATCTAATATGCCAGCCCTTTTGACTGAGAATGGATTTATTGATAATACAAATGATGCTGCTAAGTTGAAAACGGCTTCCTTCATTGAATCTTTAGCTCGAGGTCACGTGAACGGCATAGCTAAATGCTTCAATCTTCCAAAGAAAAATACAGCTGTTTATCATACAGTTGTGAGTGGTGATACTGTATATTCGTTAAGTCAAACATATGGTAGCACTGTGCAACAGATTAAAGATTGGAATGGGCTTGATGCCAATTACACTATTTATGTAGGACAAGTGTTAAGAGTGAAATAA